A single region of the Vibrio cyclitrophicus genome encodes:
- the glpT gene encoding glycerol-3-phosphate transporter, producing the protein MFGIFKPMAHIDRLSSDKIDSTYTRLRWQLFLGIFVGYAGYYLVRKNFSLAMPYLIEQGFSRGELGVALAAVSIAYGLSKFLMGSVSDRSNPRYFLSGGLLMSALVMFCFGFMPWATGSITAMFILLFLNGWFQGMGWPACGRTMVHWWSRKERGEIVSVWNVAHNVGGGLIGPMFLLGLWAFNDDWRTAFYVPAFFATLVAVFVWFTVRDTPQSCGLPPIEEHKNDYPDDYDKSHETEMTAKEIFFKYVFNNKLLWSIAIANAFVYLIRYGVLDWAPVYLKEAKDFSVDKSSWAYFLYEWAGIPGTLLCGWISDKLFKGRRAPAGILFMVLVTIAVLVYWFNPAGNPTVDMLALIAIGFLIYGPVMLIGLYALELAPKKAAGTAAGLTGLFGYLGGAVAANAVLGFMVDHYGWDGGFTILVGACIASIICLIYAFLGERAHHKQKDLEREEEALAQ; encoded by the coding sequence ATGTTTGGAATATTCAAACCTATGGCACATATCGATCGTTTGTCATCAGATAAGATCGATAGCACCTACACACGACTACGATGGCAGCTGTTTCTTGGCATCTTCGTTGGCTATGCGGGTTACTACTTAGTCCGTAAAAACTTTAGTTTGGCGATGCCTTATCTCATTGAACAAGGCTTTAGCCGCGGAGAACTAGGGGTAGCATTAGCAGCGGTATCTATCGCTTATGGCTTATCTAAGTTCTTAATGGGCAGTGTTTCTGACCGTTCTAACCCTCGTTACTTCCTCAGCGGTGGTTTGTTAATGTCGGCACTGGTGATGTTCTGCTTTGGCTTTATGCCATGGGCAACAGGCAGCATTACTGCAATGTTTATTCTGTTGTTCTTGAATGGTTGGTTCCAAGGTATGGGTTGGCCGGCTTGTGGACGAACCATGGTGCACTGGTGGTCACGTAAAGAGCGTGGCGAGATAGTGTCGGTATGGAACGTCGCGCACAATGTTGGCGGCGGTTTGATTGGCCCAATGTTCTTGTTGGGGCTGTGGGCTTTTAACGACGATTGGCGAACCGCTTTTTATGTTCCTGCATTTTTTGCCACTCTCGTTGCTGTCTTTGTTTGGTTTACCGTAAGAGATACGCCTCAGTCTTGTGGTCTACCTCCAATTGAAGAACACAAAAACGACTACCCAGATGATTACGACAAATCTCATGAAACTGAGATGACAGCAAAAGAGATCTTCTTTAAGTATGTCTTCAATAACAAACTGTTGTGGTCAATCGCTATCGCGAACGCGTTCGTTTACCTGATTCGTTATGGTGTACTTGATTGGGCGCCTGTTTATCTAAAAGAAGCAAAAGACTTCTCAGTAGATAAATCGTCTTGGGCTTACTTCCTGTATGAGTGGGCAGGTATTCCGGGCACGCTACTGTGTGGTTGGATTTCAGATAAGTTATTCAAAGGTCGCCGTGCGCCTGCTGGTATCTTGTTCATGGTGCTAGTGACTATCGCAGTATTGGTTTACTGGTTTAACCCTGCGGGTAACCCAACGGTTGATATGTTGGCTCTAATTGCGATTGGCTTCCTAATCTATGGTCCTGTAATGCTAATCGGCCTATACGCACTTGAGCTTGCCCCTAAAAAAGCCGCGGGTACAGCGGCTGGCTTAACCGGTTTGTTTGGTTACTTAGGCGGTGCAGTTGCTGCAAACGCAGTATTAGGCTTCATGGTTGACCATTACGGCTGGGATGGTGGTTTCACAATCTTGGTTGGCGCTTGTATCGCTTCAATCATCTGTCTGATTTACGCGTTCTTAGGTGAGCGCGCGCACCATAAACAAAAAGATCTCGAACGAGAGGAAGAAGCGCTAGCTCAGTAG
- a CDS encoding lysine N(6)-hydroxylase/L-ornithine N(5)-oxygenase family protein yields MTKQIKEYDVLGVGFGPANLSIAIALEEQAKDKGLSYCFLEQKPHFEWHGGMLLDGTRMQISCLKDLVTLRNPTSPYSFVNYLHTKDRLNAFINLGSMNPSRVEFNDYLTWVANQFSERVNYGQRVIDIEAIEENGHSSKVKVTSTDIHGNQTVRIAKNLIVGMGGMPKLPKQFEGHDNEQIIHSSKYKAWRETFKGNSEPKIAIVGAGQSAAEIFVDLTNRYADGEIHMVNRRFALHPADDSPFVNEVFDPDFTDHMYESTQEQRDHILSRFSATNYSVVDTEELNTIYELLYLQKVTGEGKHQHLRCHDIQEVAQKDDKVALRLNDTINKTQVWNEYDAIILATGYRYDEFNQMLSSIEPLIDSKSVGRSYQLDMKPSCDVKIFLQGCCESSHGLSDTLLSVLAVRSKEIVDALLFSSNQTVETEKA; encoded by the coding sequence ATGACGAAACAAATTAAGGAATATGATGTTCTCGGAGTAGGTTTTGGCCCTGCTAATTTATCGATAGCCATTGCGTTAGAAGAACAAGCTAAAGATAAAGGCTTGAGTTATTGCTTCTTAGAGCAAAAACCTCATTTTGAATGGCACGGCGGCATGCTGCTTGATGGAACAAGAATGCAAATCTCTTGTTTAAAAGATCTGGTGACGTTACGAAACCCAACAAGCCCATACTCGTTCGTAAACTATTTGCACACCAAAGACAGACTCAACGCTTTCATCAACCTTGGTAGCATGAACCCGTCCCGTGTTGAGTTTAACGACTACCTGACTTGGGTCGCTAATCAATTCTCAGAACGCGTAAATTATGGACAGCGAGTCATTGATATTGAAGCGATTGAAGAAAACGGTCATAGCTCAAAAGTAAAAGTTACCTCTACCGATATACATGGCAATCAGACGGTTCGAATCGCTAAGAATCTTATTGTTGGTATGGGAGGAATGCCGAAGCTACCGAAACAGTTTGAAGGCCATGATAATGAACAAATTATCCATTCTTCAAAATACAAAGCATGGCGCGAGACCTTTAAAGGAAATTCAGAGCCTAAAATCGCGATAGTCGGAGCAGGGCAGAGCGCTGCAGAAATATTCGTTGATCTAACAAACCGTTATGCAGATGGCGAGATTCATATGGTCAACCGTCGCTTCGCATTACACCCTGCCGATGACAGTCCGTTCGTTAATGAAGTGTTCGATCCTGATTTCACTGACCACATGTATGAAAGCACGCAAGAGCAGCGCGATCATATTCTTTCTCGTTTTAGTGCTACCAACTACTCGGTAGTCGATACAGAAGAGCTTAATACAATATATGAGTTACTCTATTTACAAAAAGTAACGGGAGAAGGCAAGCATCAGCATCTACGTTGCCATGACATTCAAGAGGTCGCGCAGAAAGATGACAAAGTCGCATTACGCTTGAATGACACGATCAACAAAACACAGGTATGGAATGAATACGATGCCATCATTCTTGCTACTGGTTATCGATACGATGAGTTCAACCAAATGCTGAGCTCAATTGAACCTTTGATTGATAGTAAATCGGTAGGGCGTTCATACCAACTAGACATGAAGCCAAGCTGTGACGTCAAAATCTTCCTACAGGGTTGTTGTGAATCTTCTCACGGCCTGAGTGACACGCTTCTTTCAGTGTTGGCTGTTCGTTCTAAAGAAATCGTGGATGCGCTTCTTTTTAGCTCTAACCAAACGGTTGAGACTGAAAAAGCGTAA
- a CDS encoding DUF3297 family protein, translating into MSDTNSRPALPDHLAGNPRSPHHVAECFEYPIGIRLNGKERTDVEEYCISEGWVKIPSPKALDRFGQPMLITLKGTVEAFYIDA; encoded by the coding sequence ATGAGCGATACTAATTCAAGACCAGCTTTACCAGATCATCTTGCAGGCAACCCACGCAGCCCACACCACGTGGCTGAGTGTTTCGAATACCCAATCGGCATTCGTCTAAATGGTAAAGAGCGTACTGATGTTGAAGAATACTGCATCAGCGAAGGTTGGGTTAAGATCCCTTCTCCAAAAGCGCTAGATCGTTTTGGTCAGCCAATGCTTATTACTCTAAAAGGCACTGTAGAAGCTTTTTACATCGACGCATAA
- a CDS encoding acetyltransferase, whose amino-acid sequence MTGKHQPLNTLPDGQSVSLSEAQDSYCVEVSSGVIEVVRETNQFWRLIQMTALNTEQLSAFAILCSANPEIRTIELGQFKSEVLDSLCFETAEGLKVLWREAVMQTPDLWLKNQNHNLYPHKQILDAAGYHPARPKPLLGELYRRYIPDLNAVLTLEGLDFDKHLTLFNKWQNSQRVANFWEQTGSLEEHKQYLEESLKNTKNQLLIVSLDNQPFAYVEVYWTKEDRIAPYYAAGDYDRGIHMLVGEESHRGAHKVAAWLPSVCHFIYLSDPRTEKIVSEPRADNDKMIGYLQKYGFAKVKEFEFPHKRAALMCQLKDSFFSNEF is encoded by the coding sequence ATGACTGGTAAGCACCAGCCTCTGAACACTCTGCCCGATGGGCAGAGTGTTTCTTTAAGTGAGGCACAAGACAGTTACTGCGTGGAAGTAAGCTCAGGTGTGATTGAAGTTGTACGTGAAACAAACCAGTTCTGGCGTTTAATTCAAATGACAGCGCTCAATACGGAACAACTTTCTGCCTTTGCCATTCTATGTTCTGCTAACCCTGAGATTCGAACGATTGAACTCGGACAGTTTAAAAGCGAAGTGTTGGATTCTTTGTGTTTTGAAACTGCTGAAGGTTTAAAGGTGTTATGGCGTGAAGCCGTTATGCAAACACCTGATCTTTGGCTAAAAAACCAGAATCATAACCTTTACCCGCACAAGCAAATCCTCGACGCAGCAGGGTATCACCCAGCCAGACCAAAGCCCTTATTGGGTGAGTTGTATCGCCGTTATATTCCCGATCTTAACGCTGTTCTCACTCTCGAAGGCTTAGATTTCGACAAGCACTTAACCCTCTTCAATAAGTGGCAAAATAGCCAACGTGTTGCGAATTTCTGGGAGCAAACTGGTTCACTGGAAGAACACAAACAGTACTTAGAAGAATCACTTAAAAACACCAAAAATCAGCTTCTTATTGTGTCTTTAGACAATCAGCCTTTCGCCTACGTCGAAGTGTACTGGACCAAAGAAGACCGAATCGCACCTTATTATGCGGCGGGGGATTATGACCGAGGTATTCATATGCTGGTCGGTGAAGAATCCCACCGTGGTGCACATAAAGTAGCGGCTTGGCTGCCTTCCGTTTGCCACTTCATCTATCTATCAGATCCCCGTACAGAAAAGATTGTTAGCGAGCCAAGAGCCGATAACGACAAGATGATCGGATATCTGCAGAAATATGGATTTGCCAAAGTAAAAGAATTTGAATTTCCGCATAAACGTGCGGCTTTAATGTGTCAGTTGAAAGACAGCTTTTTCAGTAACGAGTTCTAA